In the genome of Conger conger chromosome 8, fConCon1.1, whole genome shotgun sequence, one region contains:
- the LOC133134592 gene encoding phosphatidylcholine:ceramide cholinephosphotransferase 2-like gives MGLGTARQTLKAAMATPRPHGEADAAGAQDAADALDVCETPGHSDLPNGLIHTTLAGEDGGGKPQGFLCGLRKGIRKHRDYVRIPVPDPKTDHLPLEWWKTGVAFIYACFNLVLTTVVITVVHERVPDKETSPPLPDKFFDYIDRVSWAFTVTEVNGMILLGLWFMQWLFLKYRAIAGRRFFFLMGTLYLYRCVTMYITTLPVPGKHMTCAPKLYGDSQAKVHRILQLISGGGLSMASSDLMCGDFLYSGHTLMLTLTYLFIKEYSPRTFWLYHVVCWLLSIVGVVCILVAHEHYSVDVVVAYFITSRLFYWYHTMANVQELRNSPHNYLKNTWWGHVFNFFEKNIQTQVPCTFCWPIPWPPSCFKNSCKRYTAVQSAREE, from the exons ATGGGCCTCGGCACTGCTCGTCAGACTCTGAAGGCAGCCATGGCAACGCCTCGTCCGCACGGTGAAGCGGACGCAGCGGGCGCACAGGACGCAGCGGATGCCCTGGATGTGTGCGAGACGCCGGGCCACAGCGACCTGCCCAATGGCCTGATCCACACCACCCTCGCTGGGGAGGATGGCGGCGGCAAGCCCCAGGGGTTCCTCTGCGGCCTGCGGAAGGGCATCCGGAAACACCGCGACTACGTCCGGATCCCTGTTCCGGACCCCAAGACTGACCACCTGCCCCTGGAGTGGTGGAAAACCGGCGTTGCTTTCATCTACGCCTGCTTTAACCTGGTGCTGACCACGGTCGTGATCACGGTCGTGCACGAGAGGGTCCCGGACAAAGAGACCAGCCCCCCCTTGCCCGATAAGTTCTTCGACTACATTGACCGTGTCTCCTGGGCTTTTACCGTGACGGAAGTCAACGGCATGATTCTCTTGGGGCTGTGGTTCATGCAGTGGCTTTTCCTTAAATACAG GGCGATTGCAGGCAGAAGGTTCTTCTTTCTCATGGGAACTCTCTACCTCTACCGTTGTGTTACCATGTACATAACCACCCTACCTGTCCCAGGCAAGCACATGACCTGTGCCCCCAAG CTGTATGGAGACTCTCAAGCCAAAGTCCACCGTATCCTGCAGCTTATCTCTGGGGGAGGTCTGTCCATGGCCAGCTCTGACCTCATGTGTGGGGACTTCCTTTACAGTGGACACACACTAATGCTTACACTCACTTACCTGTTCATCAAGGAGT ATTCCCCACGCACCTTCTGGTTGTACCACGTGGTGTGCTGGCTCTTAAGCATTGTGGGAGTGGTCTGCATCTTGGTGGCTCATGAACACTATAGCGTGGATGTTGTAGTGGCCTACTTCATCACTTCCCGCCTCTTCTATTGGTACCACACCATGGCCAATGTACAG GAGCTGAGAAACTCGCCGCACAATTACCTGAAGAACACTTGGTGGGGACACGTGTTTAACTTCTTTGAGAAAAATATACAGACACAGGTGCCCTGCACGTTCTGCTGGCCCATTCCCTGGCCCCCCTCCTGTTTCAAGAACTCCTGCAAGAGGTACACTGCAGTGCAGAGTGCGCGGGAGGAGTGA